The Arachis hypogaea cultivar Tifrunner chromosome 19, arahy.Tifrunner.gnm2.J5K5, whole genome shotgun sequence genome has a window encoding:
- the LOC112777838 gene encoding putative wall-associated receptor kinase-like 16, with the protein MDLVTDGDVIKASREIHTIWKVAEITPIIASVNIIAVKLKGRSSAFVLLGNLEMEKGKVKDATEPLFRRWTSNPDCRSFLHIPEVSEKETNQLERQVLKKNGGPILQQKLLNAKIFTLEQLIKATNNFDERLIIGKGHISTVFKGILSNNRVVAIKKFRELDQNVIEEFIDWLVLLEQIRHRNVVPILGCCLESEVPLLVYEFFNNGTVFDHLHKEEKINLSWKTRLQIATEAARALDYLHSGATIPIIHSKVSSGNILLDDTYTAKLLFDFRNLSLSSMHEIGLDLYYLDPEYIHTGQLTEKSDVYGFGVVLAELIIGEKTIHVEKPDGGFPFLAKQFILTLEKNCWLDILETGIVNKENEDEFIQVALLAAKCLRLHAKERPSMGMVAMELKNIRQKHQIKHNSDLSLTKSLRLFDDPSGTFEHGSSSTSSVQNSGYESCTDSMQDGLYSVI; encoded by the exons ATAACACCCATAATTGCATCAGTGAACATCATTGCCGTGAAACTGAAGGGTCGTTCGAGTGCTTTTGTCCTGCTGGGGAATCTGGAGATGGAAAAAGGGAAGGTAAAGGATGCCACCGAACCCTT GTTTAGGCGTTGGACTTCTAATCCTGATTGTAGGAGCTTTTTGCATATACCTGAGGtatctgaaaaggaaactaatcAACTTGAAAGACAAGTTCTTAAAAAAAATGGTGGTCCCATTTTACAACAAAAGCTTTTAAATGCTAAAATCTTCACATTAGAGCAACTTATTAAGGCCACCAACAACTTTGATGAGAGACTAATCATTGGTAAAGGACATATTAGTACGGTTTTCAAAGGAATTTTGTCCAATAATAGGGTTGTTGCTATCAAGAAGTTCAGGGAACTAGATCAGAACGTAATCGAGGAATTCATTGATTGGTTGGTTCTTCTAGAACAAATCAGGCATAGGAATGTGGTCCCCATCTTGGGTTGTTGTTTAGAGAGTGAAGTTCCTTTACTGGTTTATGAATTTTTCAATAATGGTACCGTTTTTGACCACCTACACAAGGAAGAGAAGATCAACTTATCATGGAAAACTCGTCTACAGATAGCAACAGAGGCAGCTAGAGCTCTAGATTATTTGCACTCAGGTGCCACAATACCAATTATCCACTCAAAGGTCTCAAGTGGCAATATTCTCCTTGATGACACTTATACTGCCAaattattgtttgattttagGAATCTAAGTTTGAGTTCGATGCATGAAATTGGACTAGATCTTTATTATTTGGACCCAGAGTATATTCACACGGGCCAACTTACTGAGAAAAGTGATGTGTATGGTTTTGGTGTCGTTCTCGCCGAACTGATAATAGGGGAGAAAACAATTCATGTTGAGAAACCAGATGGAGGATTTCCCTTTCTTGCTAAGCAGTTCATCTTAACCTTGGAAAAGAATTGCTGGCTTGATATTCTTGAAACTGGGATTGTGAATAAAGAAAATGAAGACGAATTCATCCAAGTTGCTCTACTTGCAGCAAAGTGTTTGAGACTTCATGCAAAAGAAAGGCCTAGCATGGGAATGGTTGCAATGGAGTTGAAGAATATAAGACAGAAGCATCAAATCAAACACAATTCAGACCTAAGTTTGACCAAGAGTCTTCGCTTGTTTGACGATCCATCTGGCACATTTGAGCATGGCAGTAGTAGCACTAGCAGTGTCCAAAACAGTGGCTACGAATCGTGTACCGATTCAATGCAAGATGGATTGTATTCAGTAATATAA
- the LOC112779005 gene encoding disease resistance protein RML1B, translating to MENYKAKFMCSYGGKIQRDTLDHTKLSYVGGHTKIVYVHRTTITFPAMLAKLATLCNAASASADVSFKYQLPGEDLDSLISVTDDDDLENMMIEYDQLHSASPKTARMRLFLFPNLPLDSAAASSEPEPDPAVRQLQLPPPPPPPSSSLSSRLVGPLSTHGKYDVFISFRGEDTRTNFTCHLHEALCRKRIKTFIDYELHKGDEISPSLFRAIEDSYVSVIVFSENYADSKWCLEELVRILECRKEYGQVVIPVFYEIDPSHVRKQNGSYKEAFEKKHMQNSMLDINKIQKWKDALAEAADLAGWDSHSRSYRDDTELIQRIVKDVLQKLIYHYPPNDFKGLVGIQEKSAPLESLLREARSVGIWGIGGIGKTTIARYIFDKYSHGFEGSCFLENIRERSGDHVQGLHDLRDQLYSVLLNEKVRQSSTAKSTFVECRIRRQSNFIVLDDVSSSKQLKYLVGELESYGPGSKIIITTRDKSVLQNRRVEKIHEVEGLDFPTSLTLFSLNAFNEDSPEVGYKELSRKAVNYCKGVPLALVVLGSFLHSKTEAEWESALNKIEKIPNEEIQTVLRLSYDELDYEEQQIFLDIACFLKGELKENIVSLLDSCSLYPVIGMRSLLDKALITISNDSVGMHDLIQQMGWEIVRQESIENPEDRSRLWDLDDTCDVLKNNKGTGAIQGMKLDTYQIRQNLSLSVDTFKKMPNLKYLKFFISIREHGKLSGLQLPEELESFSEKLRHLEWHAYPLPSLPSNFCPEKLVTLQMPNGQFRRLWNKMQDLVNLKDVNLAGCQELVELPDLSKAKNLRNVDLFGCRSLSNIHPSILSCSTLERLDLTGCSKLETLESQTHFKSLWHLNVSGCKSLAKFSVSSEEVEVLDLMMGVKVLHPSIGRFSKARILHVDGHRLENLPKELSCLKSLETLSLHRCSRVSSKENLHLVFNGLQSLRELYFMDCHYLFELPDNINQLSSLQKLALDGSYVVRLPETIKHLSALETLSLKGCRRLQSLPELPSSIIRLEADNCTLLPIASSSLTNFRPKEDGRSDDSFHNCVNFHVQKHTDSFHQYLRDLAHRYELRRIKRRGGGGRRTMFADINFRIFYQDHRIPKWFTYQTKGASITFELDQPYDLCSSFVLCVVIAPCWPSPIKYGLILQYQCHLEDSDMNKYSTSKILLDDVPAERDFDHIYMSFDRGGIIEAIKAYKLKYGSQSESYKGNLKVTIEFYFYCCTFQWSQDHDWLIRECAVYPLVAPDSQLKQVELKLELGMENKRPRGILEMEHTEGGVGVGSSSDRGPLPSTKKFKELC from the exons ATGGAGAACTACAAGGCAAAATTCATGTGCAGCTACGGCGGCAAGATTCAACGCGACACACTCGACCACACTAAGCTCTCCTACGTCGGCGGCCACACCAAGATCGTCTACGTCCACCGCACCACCATAACCTTCCCCGCAATGCTCGCCAAGCTTGCCACCCTCTGCAATGCCGCCTCCGCCTCCGCCGACGTCTCCTTCAAGTACCAGCTTCCCGGCGAGGATCTCGACTCCCTTATCTCCGTCACCGACGATGACGACCTCGAAAACATGATGATCGAGTACGATCAACTCCACAGCGCTTCCCCTAAAACTGCTCGCATGCGACTCTTCCTCTTCCCCAACCTCCCTCTTGATTCTGCTGCCGCTTCATCTGAACCCGAACCCGACCCGGCCGTAAGGCAGTTACAGCTTCCTCCtcctccacctcctccttcttcttcattatcttcCCGTTTGGTTGGTCCGTTGAGTACTCATGGAAAGTACGATGTGTTTATCAGTTTTAGGGGTGAGGACACGCGCACCAACTTCACCTGTCATCTTCACGAAGCTCTGTGCAGAAAGCGAATAAAGACCTTCATCGATTACGAGCTTCACAAAGGCGATGAGATCTCGCCGTCGCTCTTTCGCGCAATCGAGGATTCGTATGTGTCTGTTATCGTCTTCTCGGAGAACTATGCTGACTCCAAGTGGTGCCTTGAAGAACTCGTGAGGATATTGGAGTGTAGAAAAGAATATGGACAGGTTGTTATACCTGTGTTCTATGAGATTGATCCATCACATGTAAGGAAGCAGAATGGAAGTTACAAAGAAGCGTTTGAGAAGAAGCACATGCAAAATTCCATGCTTGATATAAACAAGATTCAAAAATGGAAGGATGCTCTGGCTGAAGCAGCTGATTTGGCTGGCTGGGATTCTCACTCCCGCTCCTATAG GGATGACACTGAACTCATTCAAAGGATTGTCAAAGACGTTTTGCAAAAGCTAATTTACCATTACCCACCCAATGATTTTAAAGGCCTTGTTGGTATTCAGGAAAAGTCTGCCCCTTTAGAATCATTACTAAGAGAAGCTCGATCGGTTGGTATATGGGGGATAGGTGGGATAGGCAAAACAACTATTGCGAGATATATATTTGACAAATACTCTCATGGGTTCGAAGGTTCATGCTTCTTGGAAAATATACGGGAAAGATCAGGAGATCATGTGCAAGGACTACATGATTTACGCGATCAACTTTACTCAGTGCTGTTAAATGAAAAAGTTCGCCAAAGTAGCACAGCAAAATCAACTTTTGTTGAGTGCAGGATCCGCAGACAAAGCAATTTCATAGTTCTTGATGATGTGAGTAGTTCGAAGCAGTTGAAATACCTTGTTGGGGAGCTTGAATCCTATGGTCCAGGTAGTAAGATCATCATTACAACTAGAGATAAAAGTGTGCTGCAAAACAGGAGAGTTGAGAAAATACATGAGGTGGAGGGGTTAGATTTCCCTACATCCCTTACATTGTTCAGCTTGAATGCATTTAATGAAGACTCTCCGGAAGTGGGATATAAAGAGCTATCAAGAAAGGCAGTTAACTATTGCAAAGGTGTCCCCCTAGCCTTAGTAGTGTTGGGTTCTTTCCTTCATTCTAAAACTGAAGCTGAATGGGAAAGTGCGCTGAACAAAATCGAGAAGATTCCCAATGAAGAAATTCAAACTGTGCTAAGGTTGAGCTATGATGAGTTAGATTATGAGGAGCAACAAATATTTCTAGACATTGCGTGTTTTCTTAAGGGTGAACTAAAAGAAAACATAGTTAGTCTGTTAGACAGTTGCAGCCTCTACCCAGTTATTGGCATGAGATCCCTTCTTGATAAGGCTCTCATAACTATATCTAATGATTCTGTAGGGATGCATGACTTGATACAACAAATGGGTTGGGAGATCGTTCGTCAAGAATCTATTGAAAATCCTGAAGATCGTAGTCGACTGTGGGATCTTGATGATACTTGTGATGTTCTCAAAAACAATAAG GGAACTGGTGCAATTCAAGGCATGAAGTTAGATACATATCAAATTCGACAAAACCTAAGCTTGAGTGTTGACACTTTCAAAAAGATGCCTAATCTAAAATATCTCAAATTCTTTATCTCCATAAGGGAGCATGGCAAATTATCTGGTCTGCAGCTTCCTGAGGAGTTGGAGTCTTTTTCTGAGAAATTAAGGCACCTTGAGTGGCATGCATATCCTTTGCCTTCTCTACCATCAAATTTTTGTCCTGAAAAGCTTGTCACTCTTCAAATGCCTAATGGTCAATTTAGAAGACTCTGGAACAAAATGCAG GATCTTGTTAATCTGAAGGATGTAAACCTAGCTGGATGCCAAGAATTGGTGGAGCTCCCTGATCTGTCTAAGGCAAAAAATCTTAGAAATGTGGATCTCTTTGGCTGTAGAAGTTTAAGCAACATCCATCCATCCATTTTATCTTGCAGCACACTTGAGCGTTTGGATCTAACTGGCTGCTCAAAGCTTGAGACGCTTGAAAGCCAGACTCATTTTAAATCACTTTGGCACCTCAACGTCAGTGGCTGCAAAAGTCTAGCTAAATTTTCTGTGTCTTCAGAAGAAGTTGAAGTCTTGGATTTAATGATGGGAGTCAAAGTGTTACACCCATCCATTGGGCGTTTCAGCAAAGCAAGAATCTTACATGTCGATGGCCATCGACTTGAGAATCTTCCGAAGGAATTGTCTTGTTTGAAATCTCTCGAGACGCTTTCGCTGCATAGATGCAGCCGAGTAAGCTCCAAAGAAAACCTGCATCTCGTATTTAATGGCTTGCAATCATTGCGTGAACTGTATTTTATGGATTGCCATTACTTGTTTGAGCTCCCCGACAATATCAACCAGCTATCGTCGCTACAAAAGTTAGCTTTGGATGGAAGCTATGTGGTGAGGTTGCCGGAGACCATCAAGCATCTTTCAGCACTGGAAACATTGTCATTAAAGGGTTGCAGGAGGCTTCAATCTTTGCCAGAGCTTCCATCATCCATTATTCGTTTGGAAGCAGACAACTGCACATTGTTGCCCATAGCATCATCAAGTTTAACAAATTTTAGGCCGAAAGAAGATGGCAGAAGTGATGATTCATTTCATAATTGTGTGAATTTCCATGTACAGAAACATACTGATTCATTCCATCAATATTTAAGGGACTTAGCGCACCGATATGAGTTAAGAAGGATTAAAAGAAGAGGAGGGGGAGGACGAAGAACAATGTTTGCAGATATCAATTTCAGAATCTTCTACCAAGACCACAGAATACCAAAGTGGTTCACGTATCAAACAAAGGGAGCTTCCATAACTTTTGAACTTGATCAGCCTTATGATCTCTGTTCTAGTTTCGTTCTCTGCGTTGTTATCGCACCCTGTTGGCCTTCCCCAATCAAATATGGCCTTATTCTTCAGTATCAATGCCACCTGGAAGATAGTGACATGAACAAATATTCAACTAGTAAAATTCTTCTTGATGACGTTCCTGCAGAACGGGATTTTGATCATATTTATATGTCATTTGACCGTGGTGGCATCATAGAGGCAATTAAggcatacaaattaaaatacggAAGTCAGAGCGAGTCTTACAAGGGCAACCTAAAGGTCACAATTGAATTCTATTTCTATTGTTGCACATTTCAGTGGAGTCAGGATCATGATTGGTTGATCAGAGAGTGTGCGGTTTATCCACTTGTTGCCCCTGATTCTCAGTTGAAGCAGGTGGAATTGAAATTGGAGTTGGGCATGGAAAATAAAAGGCCTAGGGGTATTCTTGAGATGGAGCATACTGAAGGTGGGGTTGGAGTTGGAAGCTCCAGTGACCGAGGACCACTCCCTTCCACAAAGAAATTCAAAGAACTATGCTAG